In Camelina sativa cultivar DH55 chromosome 16, Cs, whole genome shotgun sequence, a single window of DNA contains:
- the LOC109129652 gene encoding putative defensin-like protein 9, with translation MKSSMQFISTLFFLFLLVGPGVMKMVEGQPQMCEAESINFTGYCVKWRTCKRVCMSEGFPDGKCKGDLFSRKCMCRKPCAM, from the exons atgaagagctCTATGCAGTTTATCTCTACACTCTTCTTCCTATTCCTACTTGTCGGACCAG GTGTGATGAAGATGGTTGAAGGACAACCCCAAATGTGCGAAGCCGAAAGCATCAACTTCACCGGATATTGCGTGAAATGGAGGACTTGCAAGCGAGTGTGTATGAGCGAAGGTTTCCCTGATGGTAAATGCAAAGGAGATTTATTTTCCAGGAAATGTATGTGCAGGAAGCCTTGTGCTATGTAA
- the LOC104749672 gene encoding uncharacterized protein LOC104749672 produces MGRYQEGSSTPVPLHLCVFVLILFMFVTISWYASYEPVIEGFTDQFKLALMASPLLLLLAVHFLSDDGGVGGKMTSSIPLKERESLYRAGETPWGVAFMFVFLFFMVSHQSQFQERWFPLW; encoded by the coding sequence ATGGGGAGATATCAAGAAGGAAGCAGTACTCCAGTTCCATTACATCTCTGCGTCTTCGTCTTGATCCTATTCATGTTCGTAACGATCTCATGGTACGCGAGTTACGAACCAGTCATAGAAGGTTTTACGGATCAGTTCAAGCTTGCTCTCATGGCATCTCCTCTGCTTTTGCTCTTGGCCGTCCATTTTCTATCCGACGATGGAGGTGTAGGAGGGAAGATGACGTCGTCGATACCTCTGAAAGAAAGAGAGTCTTTGTATAGAGCTGGAGAAACGCCATGGGGAGTAGCCTTCATGTtcgtctttctcttcttcatggTTTCTCATCAATCTCAGTTTCAAGAACGTTGGTTTCCTCTTTGGTGA